One genomic segment of Candidatus Bathyarchaeota archaeon includes these proteins:
- a CDS encoding phage tail tube protein gives MVDTYHSDQEKFYYVTEVAFGTVPASPAMLGHSCSLVEPDINPNNIRVAGTGSVDIAALKRGLRQPVLRVKYPLPSDAPINLLQYVKQELNVSLSLQVLYYKDIFISATDIVSLLYKGARFNKAVLTCDIDGIIECDAEFPAQDIEVTTAKITGATYTEYAGAISGSESYVKIGGATCERVTSWKLQIDNNCKPVPVIRSVNGHIAKYLPWGKRLLTGELTFEFESKQEADDILADTEQSSLEFGLGGANKVSVEHTKWDDFSLSGKAEDLIYAKASFTARGPLNIS, from the coding sequence ATGGTTGACACCTATCATTCAGACCAAGAAAAGTTCTACTACGTGACCGAAGTCGCCTTCGGCACTGTCCCAGCAAGTCCAGCGATGCTGGGTCACTCCTGCAGTTTAGTGGAGCCCGACATCAACCCGAACAACATTCGCGTGGCTGGCACAGGCTCAGTGGACATAGCCGCGCTTAAGCGGGGGTTGCGGCAGCCCGTTTTGCGAGTGAAGTATCCTTTGCCTTCCGACGCACCCATCAACCTGCTCCAATACGTCAAACAAGAACTAAACGTGAGCCTTTCATTGCAGGTGCTCTACTACAAAGACATCTTCATCTCCGCCACCGACATCGTCAGCCTGCTCTACAAGGGCGCAAGATTCAACAAGGCAGTCCTAACCTGCGACATCGACGGCATCATCGAATGCGACGCCGAGTTCCCAGCCCAAGACATCGAAGTCACCACAGCAAAAATCACAGGAGCCACATACACCGAATACGCAGGCGCCATCTCAGGAAGCGAGAGCTACGTCAAAATCGGCGGCGCAACCTGCGAACGCGTCACATCTTGGAAACTGCAAATCGACAACAACTGCAAACCCGTCCCAGTCATCCGCTCAGTTAACGGGCACATAGCCAAGTATCTGCCATGGGGCAAACGGCTTTTGACAGGCGAACTCACGTTTGAGTTTGAAAGCAAGCAGGAAGCCGACGACATCTTAGCGGATACGGAACAGTCCAGTTTGGAGTTTGGATTGGGCGGAGCCAACAAAGTCAGCGTGGAGCACACCAAATGGGACGACTTTAGCCTAAGCGGGAAAGCAGAGGACCTGATTTACGCAAAAGCGTCGTTCACGGCGAGAGGACCACTTAACATTTCATAG